One Panicum virgatum strain AP13 chromosome 9K, P.virgatum_v5, whole genome shotgun sequence genomic region harbors:
- the LOC120650004 gene encoding cell division cycle-associated protein 7-like isoform X2 has product MGMLSAKSDYECLRDARISENMMLGLLRCAGELSDIASSHRAAGSATPRNRKPPRPRGAMSMMTPLRRSSRLAAATPTGSTSTNRRSARLNGQSVQHKALPPKGALSKLAAAAAEEADDDDEEENLELVVDKKRVPALQERRCDSKGRGGVYDSVLGICCHFCRQKKLCSEEDCKRCGKGDLKQPCLGKTECSSCHSSNGILCRACLKVRYGEEMEEVRKNKNWMCPHCIEEKGIKKFWICNSSLCLKKRKIPPTGIAIYNAREQGYESVAHLLMDRLKRQAF; this is encoded by the exons atggGGATGCTCAGCGCCAAGTCCGACTACGAGTGTCTCCGCGACGCCCGCATCTCCGAGAACATG ATGCTCGGCCTGCTCCGCTGCGCGGGGGAGCTCAGCGACATCGCCTCCAGCCACCGCGCGGCCGGGAGCGCTACCCCCCGGAATCGGAAGCCCCCCAGGCCGCGGGGAGCGATGAGCATGATGaccccgctccgccgctccagccgcctcgccgccgcgacgccgacTGGATCCACGTCGACGAACCGCCGCTCCGCCCGGTTGAACGGGCAGTCTGTTCAGCACAAGGCGCTGCCTCCCAAAG GAGCTTTGAGTAagttggcggcggcagcggcggaggaggcagacGATGACGATGAGGAGGAGAATCTGGAGTTGGTGGTGGACAAGAAGAGGGTGCCGGCGCTGCAGGAGAGACGATGCGACAGCAAGGGAAGGGGAGGCGTGTACGACTCTGTTCTTGGGATCTGCTGCcatttctgcag GCAGAAGAAATTGTGCAGCGAGGAGGACTGCAAGCGCTGCGGGAAAGGTGATCTGAAGCAGCCGTGCTTAG GAAAGACGGAGTGTTCATCTTGTCATTCTTCGAATGGGATACTCTGCCGTGCTTGCCTGAAAGTTAGGTACGGCGAAG AGATGGAAGAggtgaggaagaacaagaattGGATGTGCCCTCACTGCATTGAGGAGAAGGGTATCAAGAAGTTCTGGATATGCAACAG CTCCTTATGcctgaagaagaggaagatacCACCAACTGGGATTGCCATATACAATG CAAGGGAACAAGGATACGAGTCAGTTGCGCACCTTCtcatggacaggctgaagcgaCAAGCATTCTGA
- the LOC120650004 gene encoding cell division cycle-associated protein 7-like isoform X1, giving the protein MGMLSAKSDYECLRDARISENMARMEMLGLLRCAGELSDIASSHRAAGSATPRNRKPPRPRGAMSMMTPLRRSSRLAAATPTGSTSTNRRSARLNGQSVQHKALPPKGALSKLAAAAAEEADDDDEEENLELVVDKKRVPALQERRCDSKGRGGVYDSVLGICCHFCRQKKLCSEEDCKRCGKGDLKQPCLGKTECSSCHSSNGILCRACLKVRYGEEMEEVRKNKNWMCPHCIEEKGIKKFWICNSSLCLKKRKIPPTGIAIYNAREQGYESVAHLLMDRLKRQAF; this is encoded by the exons atggGGATGCTCAGCGCCAAGTCCGACTACGAGTGTCTCCGCGACGCCCGCATCTCCGAGAACATG GCCCGAATGGAGATGCTCGGCCTGCTCCGCTGCGCGGGGGAGCTCAGCGACATCGCCTCCAGCCACCGCGCGGCCGGGAGCGCTACCCCCCGGAATCGGAAGCCCCCCAGGCCGCGGGGAGCGATGAGCATGATGaccccgctccgccgctccagccgcctcgccgccgcgacgccgacTGGATCCACGTCGACGAACCGCCGCTCCGCCCGGTTGAACGGGCAGTCTGTTCAGCACAAGGCGCTGCCTCCCAAAG GAGCTTTGAGTAagttggcggcggcagcggcggaggaggcagacGATGACGATGAGGAGGAGAATCTGGAGTTGGTGGTGGACAAGAAGAGGGTGCCGGCGCTGCAGGAGAGACGATGCGACAGCAAGGGAAGGGGAGGCGTGTACGACTCTGTTCTTGGGATCTGCTGCcatttctgcag GCAGAAGAAATTGTGCAGCGAGGAGGACTGCAAGCGCTGCGGGAAAGGTGATCTGAAGCAGCCGTGCTTAG GAAAGACGGAGTGTTCATCTTGTCATTCTTCGAATGGGATACTCTGCCGTGCTTGCCTGAAAGTTAGGTACGGCGAAG AGATGGAAGAggtgaggaagaacaagaattGGATGTGCCCTCACTGCATTGAGGAGAAGGGTATCAAGAAGTTCTGGATATGCAACAG CTCCTTATGcctgaagaagaggaagatacCACCAACTGGGATTGCCATATACAATG CAAGGGAACAAGGATACGAGTCAGTTGCGCACCTTCtcatggacaggctgaagcgaCAAGCATTCTGA